CGACGAGGGCCGCCTCGCCGCGGTCACCGACACCGTCTTGGACTACCTCGAAGTCAACGGCTTCGTCGAGCGCGACCGCGACGGCGGGGCGGAGGGCCTCGCCGCGACCGGGATCGGCCACACCGTCTCGCGGCTCTACCTCGACCCGATGAGCGCGGCGGAGATCCTCGACGGCCTCCGCACCGTCGCGGACGGCGACGCCGACGACGCCGCCGCGGACGCCGAGTTCGTCCCGGCGGACGAGGCCGGCGCGGACCCCGACGCCGACAGTCCGGGCTTCACCACGTACACCCGCGGGGACGCCGAGGAGACCGATGGCGACGCCGATCGGCCTGACTCGGGTAACGACGAGCGCCCCGCGGTCACGCCGCTCGGGCTCTATCACCTCGTCAGCCGGACTCCCGACACCTACGAGCTGTACCTCAAGTCCGGCGACCGCGAGGAGTACACCGAGGTCTGCTACGAGCGCGAGACGGAGTTCCTCGGCGACGTGCCCTCCGAGTACGAGGACGTGCGGTTCGAGGACTGGCTCGCCGCGCTGAAGACGGCCCGCCTGCTGGAGGACTGGGCGAACGAGGTGGACGAGGACCGGATCGCGGAGCGCTACGGCGTCGGTCCCGGCGACATCCGCGGCAAGGTTGACACCGCCGAGTGGCTCCTCCGGGCGGCGGAGACGCTCGCGCGCGACGTCGAGGGGATCGACGGCGACGTGGTCGTTCAGGTGCGCGAGGCGCGCAAGCGGCTGGAGTACGGGGTCCGCGAGGAGCTGCTCGACCTCGCCGGCGTCCGCAACGTCGGTCGCAAGCGCGCCCGCCGCCTCTACGAGGCCGGCATCGAGAGCCGCGCCGACCTCCGCGAGGCGGACAAGGCGGTCGTGCTCGGCGCGCTCCGCGGCCGCGAGCGCACCGCCGAGCGGATCTTGGAGAACGCCGGCCGCGAGGACCCCTCGCTCGACGGCGTCGACCCCGACAGCTCCGCCTCCGCGGCGGCGACCGCGGGCGCGGACGCCGACGGCGACGGCGACGGACAGGCCAGCCTGGGTGATTTCGGATGACCGACTCCGCGGTCGAGGCCGCGGGGGAGCCGGCAGCGCCCCCCGACCCCGCCGTCGGTCTCGTCGCCGGGACGTTCGCGGTCCCCGACCTCGACGCGTTCCTCGCCGACCTCGACGAAATCGCCGCGAAGACCGGCGCGGTGGTGCAGGCGTTCGACGCCGACCGCGTCGTCTCGCCCGCGCATCTCCGGGCGGCGACCCGGCTCGCGGCCCGGTCGATCGCCCGCGGCGAGGCGGTCGCCCGCGACCCCGGCGTCGAGATACTGCTGTACGCGGCCGGCCGCAGGCAGATCGACCGCGCGCTCGACCTCGGCGTCTCGGAGGGCGAGCGCGCCGCGATCGTCCTCGCCGCCGACTTCGGCGACGTCCCCGGCGTCGACCGCCCGCCCGCGGACGTGGACGAAGCCGTCGAGCGGATTCGCGGACTCGCCGCCGAGGGGACCAGCGAGTTCGGCGGGAGCCGGAACCCCGCGCTCGACGAGGACCGCGTCCGCGAGTTCTACGGCGTCACGGACCGCGAACTCGCCGCGACGACCGGCGACCTGACGGACGTCGTGCGCGAGCGCGTCGCGCTGCTCGACGTCGAGAAGTGATCGCACACCCCTTCGTTTCGACTGGAAACCGACTGACGGAGGCCTCTCTCGGTTCCAGTCGAAATGAGGGTACCGCAGAAGTAGTCCATCCTGGATTCGAACCAGGGTCGTTGCCCCCAGAAGGCAACAGGATTGGCCACTACCCCAATGGACTGCGCACTCATGAATAACCCACACGTCTTTGTAAGCGTTGCGCGTTGCGACCGCCGTGCGACTCGGTGACGCCCCTCCGCGGTCGACCCGCTTTCGGATCGCGTTCGTGCGCATATCGACGCGCTTTACACGACTCAATCCGCACGAAGCTGTATGTACGTCGGACGATTTGTCGTCGTCGCGCCCGGAATCGGCGGCTACCGCGTCTCCTCGCGCTCGTTCCCGAACCGCCGCGTCACCGACCGCGACGGGACGCTCACCGTCGGCCCGACCCCGGACGCGCCCGAGACGGACAACCCGTACGTCTCGTACAACTGCGCCCGCGCGGTCGAGACCCCGACCGGGGAGGCGCTCGCGGTCCTCGGCAACGGCTCGCACGTCGACCCGATCGCGGAGAAACTGGAACTGGGCTACCCCGCCCGCGACGCGCTCGCGACCCCGCTGCTCGCGCTCGACTTCGAGAAGGACGACTACGACACGCCCCGCGTCGCCGGCGTCGTCGGCGCGGAGTCGGCGACGATCGGCGTCGTCCGCCGCGACGCGCTGCTCGTCGAGGCCGTCGAGGAGCCGACCGTCGTCGCGACCTACGAGACGGATTCCCCCGAGCCGTACGACCTGACCGCGACCGACGCCGACGGCGTCGCGACCGAACTGCTCGGAGCCGACCTCGAACACCCCGTCTGCGCCGCCGGCGCGACCGTCGACGACGACGGCGTCGCGCTCGCGTTCGACAACGGCGGCGACTGAGCGGTCGCGGCTCGCCGCTCCGGCCGCCGACCGGTTCGTCGCCGCCCGCTTTTCCG
This genomic stretch from Halorubrum hochsteinianum harbors:
- a CDS encoding IMP cyclohydrolase — translated: MYVGRFVVVAPGIGGYRVSSRSFPNRRVTDRDGTLTVGPTPDAPETDNPYVSYNCARAVETPTGEALAVLGNGSHVDPIAEKLELGYPARDALATPLLALDFEKDDYDTPRVAGVVGAESATIGVVRRDALLVEAVEEPTVVATYETDSPEPYDLTATDADGVATELLGADLEHPVCAAGATVDDDGVALAFDNGGD
- the cgi121 gene encoding KEOPS complex subunit Cgi121; the encoded protein is MTDSAVEAAGEPAAPPDPAVGLVAGTFAVPDLDAFLADLDEIAAKTGAVVQAFDADRVVSPAHLRAATRLAARSIARGEAVARDPGVEILLYAAGRRQIDRALDLGVSEGERAAIVLAADFGDVPGVDRPPADVDEAVERIRGLAAEGTSEFGGSRNPALDEDRVREFYGVTDRELAATTGDLTDVVRERVALLDVEK